One Halostella salina genomic region harbors:
- a CDS encoding DUF7389 domain-containing protein has product MSDEDDGIEITVQMTRGTSTDDRDKIKASVSAATVDELDAKMQQVQERLERWADDLREIQPTQRRGIDDDQATLGEEGSA; this is encoded by the coding sequence ATGAGCGACGAAGACGACGGGATCGAGATCACGGTGCAGATGACCCGCGGCACGTCGACGGACGACCGCGACAAGATCAAGGCGAGTGTGTCGGCGGCCACCGTCGACGAACTCGACGCAAAGATGCAGCAGGTACAGGAACGCCTGGAGCGATGGGCCGACGACCTGCGGGAGATCCAGCCGACCCAGCGCCGCGGGATCGACGACGATCAGGCGACGCTCGGCGAGGAGGGATCAGCGTGA
- a CDS encoding type IV pilin: MEIQFNKNDRAVSPVIGVILMVAITVILAAVIGAFVLDLGQGQQGNVNAAVSYDNSTGQVTLTDMGNADGVKFEGGGGSTTLTSVGQSTTISGEGAVQVVAYQGSATDPDNSNVIQTLQTGN; this comes from the coding sequence ATGGAAATTCAATTCAATAAGAACGATCGTGCGGTTTCGCCAGTTATTGGTGTTATCCTCATGGTTGCCATAACAGTAATTTTGGCAGCCGTGATTGGTGCATTCGTACTGGACCTTGGACAGGGCCAACAGGGTAACGTCAATGCAGCAGTCTCCTACGATAATTCAACCGGACAAGTTACCCTGACTGACATGGGTAACGCTGATGGAGTGAAATTTGAGGGTGGAGGCGGCAGTACCACGCTGACCTCGGTTGGTCAATCCACTACGATCAGTGGTGAGGGAGCTGTGCAGGTAGTTGCTTATCAGGGTTCTGCTACCGACCCGGATAATTCAAACGTAATACAAACTCTACAGACTGGTAATTAA
- a CDS encoding helix-turn-helix domain-containing protein: MRPLVSWMTKSDPALLEFFEEVGIAMPPAVVSYNIDGVSHPTVKRRLPLLEENGLLEKVDSDRGYYRITDRGRAYLAGDLDADDLET, encoded by the coding sequence ATGCGCCCGCTGGTGTCGTGGATGACTAAGTCCGATCCCGCGCTCCTCGAATTCTTCGAGGAGGTCGGTATTGCGATGCCGCCAGCGGTGGTTTCGTACAATATTGATGGGGTGTCTCACCCGACCGTGAAACGGCGGCTTCCGCTTCTGGAAGAAAACGGGCTGCTGGAAAAGGTTGACTCGGACCGGGGATACTACCGCATCACGGACCGCGGCCGGGCGTACCTCGCCGGCGACCTCGACGCCGACGATCTCGAAACGTAG
- a CDS encoding homing endonuclease associated repeat-containing protein, producing the protein MRTLVDPQEFVETYSPPTDVGPDELVSQYELAIETSNRRQTDNKPAGSQAVASELNLPRNRLREWVDGDSVPDAKRGVDRARERGWIGLNYADEPVIPLILLTAALIAAGSLNQNWIPRWTMPTLEEGRLIRSDLQALGVDARTVHVNDAKRATEIEPAEDGSVLGRVLHVLGVPHGAEGDASLPDFLDDAPRFARKEFARRVYDLDHRQLDDDADWWAVMGESLSELLREAVAELVDNVATDPVELTDDGILVTRGVVHTLRRSFEWHPSEMAEACHDIVPRFDETPTKEQFLAEAEFSETPVMNVFGNYNRMLRAAGIEPRQQDSVTKDELREEFRRVVRELGKLPTISEMDEHGRFSHQTYINYWGKWSTAKQEIDVPALDE; encoded by the coding sequence ATGCGGACGCTCGTTGACCCCCAAGAATTCGTTGAGACATATTCGCCGCCAACCGATGTCGGGCCAGACGAGCTGGTGTCCCAGTACGAGTTAGCCATAGAAACGTCGAACCGACGCCAGACAGACAACAAACCCGCCGGATCGCAGGCCGTCGCCTCGGAACTCAACTTGCCGCGGAACCGGCTCCGGGAGTGGGTCGACGGCGATAGCGTCCCCGACGCCAAACGCGGGGTCGACCGTGCGCGAGAACGCGGATGGATTGGACTCAACTACGCAGACGAGCCGGTCATTCCATTGATTCTCCTTACTGCCGCACTGATCGCCGCGGGGTCGCTGAATCAAAATTGGATCCCGCGGTGGACTATGCCGACGCTGGAGGAGGGGAGACTGATCCGGTCGGATCTTCAGGCGCTCGGGGTCGACGCCAGAACTGTCCACGTCAACGACGCGAAGCGGGCGACGGAGATAGAGCCGGCCGAAGACGGTTCGGTGCTCGGTCGCGTGCTACATGTCCTCGGCGTTCCACACGGAGCAGAAGGTGACGCGTCACTCCCCGACTTCCTCGACGATGCGCCCCGGTTCGCCCGGAAGGAGTTTGCGCGCCGAGTCTACGATCTCGATCACCGGCAACTCGATGACGACGCGGACTGGTGGGCTGTGATGGGCGAGTCCCTCTCCGAGTTGCTCCGGGAGGCGGTCGCCGAGCTGGTCGACAACGTGGCGACCGATCCCGTCGAGTTGACCGACGATGGGATCCTGGTGACGCGCGGCGTTGTCCACACGCTTCGGCGCTCCTTCGAGTGGCATCCCTCCGAGATGGCCGAGGCGTGTCACGACATCGTCCCACGGTTCGACGAAACCCCGACGAAGGAGCAGTTTCTCGCCGAAGCCGAGTTTTCCGAAACACCGGTCATGAACGTGTTTGGCAACTACAACAGGATGCTACGCGCTGCCGGGATCGAACCCCGGCAACAGGACAGCGTGACGAAAGACGAACTTCGGGAGGAGTTCCGCAGGGTTGTCCGTGAACTCGGCAAGCTACCGACAATTTCCGAGATGGACGAACACGGCCGGTTCTCACACCAGACCTACATCAACTACTGGGGGAAGTGGAGTACGGCGAAACAGGAGATCGACGTTCCGGCGCTCGACGAGTGA
- a CDS encoding tyrosine-type recombinase/integrase, producing MSDDLEPITPEQAVEIHLDSMRDDSAEWTRKSHRSHLRAFVEWCREEGGIDNMNELTGRDLYHFRVWRREGGYSEGQDEDIAPKTLHSVLTTVRSFLRFCGEIEAVHEDLYLKVPLPSLSPGDEVSDSQMVPERIPPILEYLDRYEYASRDHVVFLLLWHTGARLGGVRALDLRDLDLDGRKPTVEFVHRPESGTPLKNDGGGERVNRVSDRVAQTLQDYIDGPRERQTDDEGRHPLVTTKQGRVNPSTMRNIVYRWTKPCQIGDECPHDKDPDTCEWTSYNTACKCPSTRSPHDLRKARVTKYRNDGIARGIVSDRLDASTQILDKHYDRASKREKADRRWSEIQR from the coding sequence GTGAGTGACGACCTGGAGCCGATCACGCCCGAGCAGGCGGTCGAGATCCACCTCGATTCGATGCGCGACGACTCAGCGGAGTGGACCCGGAAGTCGCACCGGAGTCACCTCCGGGCGTTCGTCGAGTGGTGCCGCGAGGAGGGCGGGATCGACAACATGAACGAGCTGACCGGCCGCGACCTGTACCACTTCCGGGTGTGGCGGCGTGAGGGGGGTTACTCCGAGGGGCAGGACGAAGATATTGCCCCGAAGACGCTGCATTCGGTGCTGACCACTGTCCGGTCGTTCCTGCGGTTCTGCGGGGAGATCGAGGCGGTCCACGAGGACCTGTACCTGAAGGTCCCGCTGCCGAGTCTGTCGCCGGGCGACGAAGTGAGCGACAGTCAGATGGTCCCCGAGCGGATCCCGCCGATCCTCGAATACCTGGACCGGTACGAGTACGCGAGCCGGGACCACGTCGTTTTCCTGCTGCTGTGGCACACGGGCGCGCGACTCGGCGGCGTCCGGGCGCTCGACTTGCGGGATCTCGACCTCGACGGCCGGAAGCCGACGGTCGAGTTCGTTCACCGCCCGGAGTCGGGAACGCCGCTGAAGAACGACGGTGGCGGCGAGCGCGTAAACCGGGTGAGCGACCGTGTGGCGCAGACGCTTCAGGACTACATCGACGGTCCCCGCGAGCGGCAGACCGACGACGAGGGGCGGCACCCGCTGGTGACGACGAAGCAGGGGCGGGTCAATCCGTCGACGATGCGGAATATCGTGTATCGGTGGACGAAGCCGTGCCAGATCGGTGACGAGTGCCCCCACGACAAGGACCCGGACACCTGCGAGTGGACGAGCTACAACACGGCGTGCAAGTGCCCGTCGACGCGGTCCCCGCATGACCTGCGAAAGGCACGGGTGACGAAGTACCGCAACGACGGGATCGCCCGCGGGATCGTGTCGGACCGCCTCGACGCGTCCACGCAGATCCTCGATAAGCACTACGACCGCGCTTCGAAGCGCGAGAAGGCAGATCGGCGATGGAGTGAGATTCAGAGATAA
- a CDS encoding type IV pilin: MNIKTLFNKDDERAVSPVIGVILMVAITVILAAVIGAFVLDLGQGQQGNVNAAVSNDGGTVTLTDKGNADGVKFVGPSGTVGSPATLTTVGDSYDLSSASGVSEGDSVEVVAYQGSASSPDNENVIQTVEA, from the coding sequence ATGAACATCAAGACATTATTCAACAAAGACGACGAACGCGCGGTTTCGCCGGTTATCGGCGTGATCCTGATGGTCGCTATCACGGTGATTCTGGCAGCCGTCATCGGTGCATTCGTGCTGGACCTCGGGCAGGGACAGCAGGGGAATGTTAATGCTGCTGTGAGCAACGACGGCGGTACCGTCACCCTTACCGACAAGGGGAATGCAGATGGCGTCAAGTTTGTCGGCCCCAGTGGCACTGTCGGCTCCCCGGCTACTCTTACTACCGTCGGTGACAGCTACGATCTTAGTAGTGCATCTGGTGTAAGTGAAGGTGACAGTGTGGAGGTTGTTGCTTACCAGGGTAGTGCAAGCAGCCCCGATAATGAAAACGTCATCCAAACTGTGGAGGCCTAA
- a CDS encoding HpcH/HpaI aldolase family protein, which translates to MTDSPRTNALRQSLDADEVALGVLDDTYSPKLVELYGELGLDFVWIDLEHAGPSPWDGDQLEDLLRAADVGGTELLVRLPEPNPALVRKALDAGVRTLFVSRVETADEVRRAVRAARFEYDGGPGERGFANPRASRWGTAEEYAATEDEEVVVGATIENPTAVENLEEILAVPDLGFVFAGPLDLAVSLGHPGEPTHSAVEEAVEAIRESAADADVPLGGLGYGMDDANEKAANGYQLLNLGSTTAALQGAVSSWFEAYEG; encoded by the coding sequence GTGACTGACAGCCCTCGAACGAACGCACTTCGGCAGTCCCTCGACGCGGACGAGGTCGCGCTGGGCGTCCTCGACGACACGTACAGCCCGAAACTCGTCGAACTGTACGGCGAACTCGGCCTCGATTTCGTCTGGATCGACCTGGAACACGCCGGGCCGAGCCCCTGGGACGGCGACCAGCTGGAGGACCTGCTCCGGGCCGCCGACGTGGGTGGGACCGAACTGCTCGTCCGGCTCCCCGAACCGAACCCCGCGCTGGTCCGGAAGGCGCTCGACGCCGGCGTTCGGACCCTGTTCGTCTCGCGGGTCGAGACGGCCGACGAGGTCCGTCGCGCCGTTCGGGCGGCCCGGTTCGAGTACGACGGCGGCCCCGGGGAGCGGGGCTTCGCCAACCCCCGAGCGAGCCGGTGGGGGACGGCGGAGGAGTACGCCGCGACGGAGGACGAGGAGGTCGTCGTGGGGGCGACGATCGAGAACCCGACGGCCGTCGAGAACCTAGAGGAGATCCTCGCCGTCCCCGACCTGGGCTTTGTCTTCGCCGGCCCGCTCGACCTGGCCGTGTCGCTCGGCCACCCCGGCGAACCGACGCACTCGGCGGTTGAGGAGGCGGTCGAGGCGATCCGGGAATCCGCCGCCGACGCGGACGTTCCGCTCGGCGGACTCGGGTACGGCATGGACGACGCGAACGAGAAGGCCGCGAACGGGTATCAGCTCCTCAACCTCGGCAGCACGACCGCGGCGTTGCAGGGGGCGGTGTCGTCTTGGTTCGAGGCGTACGAGGGCTAA
- a CDS encoding universal stress protein — protein sequence MYDDVLVATDGSDASTAAVDHGVGIADSHGATVHFLHVVDVGTEMSASGLGTIAPDLTESLEQAAEDALDAATSRAEAAGVTHERVVVEGVPHEAIAEYSADNDIDVVVMGASGRSGIEDYLLGSTTDRVVRSVDTSVLVARP from the coding sequence ATGTACGACGACGTTCTCGTGGCGACCGACGGGAGCGACGCGAGCACCGCTGCAGTGGACCACGGCGTCGGGATCGCGGACTCACACGGTGCAACCGTCCACTTCCTCCACGTCGTCGACGTGGGGACGGAGATGTCGGCGTCCGGACTGGGGACGATCGCACCCGACCTCACGGAGTCGCTCGAACAGGCCGCCGAGGACGCGCTCGACGCCGCCACCTCGCGAGCCGAGGCGGCGGGCGTCACCCACGAGCGCGTCGTCGTCGAGGGCGTGCCCCACGAGGCGATCGCCGAGTACAGTGCCGACAACGACATCGACGTCGTCGTCATGGGCGCGAGCGGTCGCTCCGGGATCGAGGACTACCTCCTCGGGAGCACGACGGACCGTGTCGTTCGCTCGGTCGACACGTCGGTGCTCGTCGCGCGTCCCTGA
- a CDS encoding CNNM domain-containing protein translates to MNSLEIAARVFAGLFLILINAYFVAIEFALTRARQYPESEFDTPGLRRAWEMTNDLEMYLTTCQIWISGTSIALGIVAEPGLAALFEPLFENTVLASVGAGSILGFFLINMVHLTHGEQTPTYLGVERSKQVCRYGARPLYYFALVISPLIRFGDWVAKGTLKLFGVEMTGAWRETEEDVIESRADLRNRLGSVLEEGDLTDERREEVMNALHVGEQSVREVMVPPEEIIALSTEDEFAENARRMEESPQTRYPLVGSDLTDFRGIVYFPVFAKHRTELADGEVDLAELAAPPMTLSPDVDVSDAIDQFQAEGQELALVMEGGEVVGLVTITDLLEAIMGDIEDPLD, encoded by the coding sequence ATGAACTCTCTGGAGATCGCCGCACGGGTGTTCGCAGGACTGTTCCTCATCCTGATCAACGCCTACTTCGTCGCCATCGAGTTCGCCCTGACACGGGCCCGACAGTACCCGGAGTCGGAGTTCGACACGCCGGGCCTCAGGCGGGCCTGGGAGATGACGAACGACCTCGAGATGTATCTGACGACCTGTCAGATCTGGATCTCGGGGACGAGCATCGCGCTGGGGATCGTCGCCGAGCCGGGGCTTGCGGCCCTCTTCGAGCCGCTGTTCGAGAACACGGTGCTCGCGTCGGTCGGGGCCGGCTCGATCCTCGGCTTCTTCCTCATCAACATGGTCCATCTGACACACGGCGAGCAGACGCCGACGTACCTCGGCGTCGAGCGCTCGAAGCAGGTCTGTCGGTACGGCGCGCGCCCGCTGTACTACTTCGCGCTGGTGATCTCCCCGCTGATCCGCTTCGGCGACTGGGTGGCGAAGGGGACGCTCAAGCTGTTCGGCGTCGAGATGACCGGCGCGTGGCGCGAAACCGAGGAGGACGTGATCGAGTCGCGGGCCGACCTCCGGAACCGGCTGGGCTCCGTGCTGGAGGAGGGCGACCTCACCGACGAGCGTCGCGAGGAGGTGATGAACGCGCTCCACGTCGGCGAGCAGTCGGTCCGTGAGGTGATGGTCCCGCCGGAGGAGATCATCGCACTGTCGACCGAGGACGAGTTCGCGGAGAACGCACGCCGGATGGAGGAGAGCCCGCAGACGCGCTACCCGCTCGTCGGCTCGGACCTGACCGACTTCCGCGGGATCGTCTACTTCCCGGTGTTCGCCAAGCACCGGACCGAACTGGCAGACGGCGAGGTGGACCTCGCCGAACTCGCCGCGCCGCCGATGACGCTCTCCCCGGACGTGGATGTCAGCGACGCGATCGACCAGTTCCAGGCCGAGGGGCAGGAGCTGGCGCTCGTCATGGAGGGCGGCGAGGTCGTCGGACTCGTCACCATCACCGACCTGCTGGAGGCGATCATGGGCGACATCGAGGACCCACTGGACTAG
- a CDS encoding flavodoxin domain-containing protein → MASILVLYGTGEGQTATVADRIATVLADRGHDAETVDATEWPGGRDVDAFDAVLVGASVHGGTHQPAVREFVAANREALRARPTAFFQVSLSAAVDDPERQAIAAQNVTDFLAAADWHPDRVGVFGGALRYTEYGFLMRLVMQRIAKRATGDTDTSRDYEYTDWDEVEAFAADFAAVVEELVDDVPTGK, encoded by the coding sequence ATGGCTTCGATCCTCGTGCTGTACGGAACGGGGGAGGGACAGACCGCGACGGTCGCGGACCGGATCGCGACCGTGCTCGCCGACCGCGGCCACGACGCCGAGACCGTCGACGCGACGGAGTGGCCCGGCGGCCGCGATGTCGACGCGTTCGACGCGGTGCTCGTTGGCGCGTCGGTACACGGTGGGACACATCAGCCGGCAGTCCGCGAGTTCGTCGCCGCCAACCGCGAGGCGCTCCGCGCACGGCCGACGGCGTTCTTTCAGGTCAGCCTCTCGGCGGCCGTCGACGATCCGGAGCGGCAGGCCATCGCGGCGCAGAACGTCACGGACTTCCTCGCGGCCGCAGACTGGCATCCGGACCGGGTCGGCGTGTTCGGCGGCGCGCTCCGCTACACCGAGTACGGCTTCCTCATGCGACTGGTGATGCAGCGGATCGCAAAGCGCGCGACGGGCGACACGGACACCTCGCGGGACTACGAGTACACCGACTGGGACGAGGTGGAGGCATTCGCCGCCGACTTCGCGGCCGTGGTCGAGGAACTCGTTGATGACGTGCCGACAGGGAAGTGA